Proteins encoded within one genomic window of Hermetia illucens chromosome 2, iHerIll2.2.curated.20191125, whole genome shotgun sequence:
- the LOC119648169 gene encoding dosage compensation regulator-like, with protein sequence MSQDIKSFFHEWCAKNRVEPNYEVRPTGPKHRQRFLCEVRVNGFPYVGAGNSTVKKDSEKNAARDFVQYLVRSGKVQSSDVPAEASVGVGPERVSTPPPPSMGGGGDHHQANVFRDGMGPQDLGNAYRPFIDRAQEQKKMEEAEGVDVNATIHGNWTIENAKAKLHQYMQMNKISADYKYSPIGPDHARYQTVRAGIVDNEPLKIIKCLS encoded by the exons ATGTCGCAAGATATTAAATCGTTTTTCCATGAGTGGTGTGCGAAAAACCGGGTTGAACCAAACTACGAGGTTCGACCAACCG GTCCTAAGCATCGGCAACGTTTCTTGTGTGAAGTTCGTGTTAATGGCTTCCCTTACGTTGGGGCTGGAAATTCTACGGTGAAAAAGGATTCGGAGAAGAATGCTGCTCGCGATTTTGTTCAATATTTAGTGCGAAGTGGAAAAGTGCAAAGTAGTGATGTGCCGGCGGAAGCATCAGTTGGAGTGGGACCGGAACGCGTCTCGACACCACCCCCGCCCAGCATGGGTGGCGGAGGGGATCACCATCAGGCCAACGTGTTTAGAGACGGAATGGGACCTCAAGATCTGGGAAACGCGTATCGACCGTTTATCGATCGGGCCCAAGAGCAGAAAAAAATGGAGGAGGCGGAAGGTGTGGATGTGAACGCGACGATCCATGGAAATTGGACGATTGAAAATGCTAAGGCGAAACTCCATCAGTACATGCAAATGAACAAAATCTCGGCGGATTATAAATATTCGCCGATTGGGCCGGATCATGCAAGGTATCAAACGGTTCGAGCTGGAATTGTTGACAACGAGCCTCTTAAGATCATAAAATGTTTATCATAA